In one Prochlorococcus marinus XMU1404 genomic region, the following are encoded:
- the rimP gene encoding ribosome maturation factor RimP: protein MNKINNSKIETLLKKVANVRALQICSLNIKTHQNPIVIEIFIKKTNGDDISLDDCALFSTPASEEIENSNLLNCSYVLEISSQGVSDELTSERDFKTFKGFPVNVELNQKNSKIKFLNGLLYEKSKDYLAINIKGKIKKIPFDEVLKISLSTLKD from the coding sequence TTGAATAAAATTAACAACAGTAAAATAGAAACTCTTTTAAAAAAAGTTGCCAATGTACGGGCGTTGCAAATCTGCAGTTTAAATATAAAAACTCATCAAAATCCAATAGTTATAGAAATTTTTATAAAAAAAACTAATGGTGATGATATTTCACTAGATGATTGTGCACTATTTAGTACCCCAGCATCTGAGGAAATAGAAAATTCAAATCTTTTAAATTGTTCATATGTGTTAGAAATTAGTAGTCAAGGGGTCAGTGATGAATTAACCTCAGAAAGAGACTTCAAAACTTTTAAGGGTTTTCCAGTTAATGTTGAGTTAAACCAAAAGAATTCAAAAATAAAATTTCTGAATGGTTTACTTTATGAAAAGTCTAAAGATTATTTAGCTATTAACATTAAAGGTAAAATTAAAAAAATCCCTTTTGATGAAGTACTAAAGATTAGTCTTTCCACATTAAAAGATTAA
- a CDS encoding TatD family hydrolase — MSDIELIDSHCHLIFENFEKDLEDVVLRLRSKGVKKLVHACCELTEIPKLKKIAHEFNEIYYSVGLHPLEAKKWELSSKSLLKISAQEDRRVVAIGELGLDFFKNENKNQQIDALIPQMDLAYELDLPVIIHCRDAANQMIEICNKLTKEGRCPKGVLHCWTGTPKEMMQFLDLGFYISFSGIVTFPKAHEIHDCAKIVPNDKYLIETDAPFLAPVPHRGKRNEPAFVENVANFMANLRSTDLMTIAKESSKNAEDLFKFDLLS; from the coding sequence ATGAGCGATATTGAACTCATAGACTCCCACTGTCATTTGATATTCGAAAATTTTGAGAAAGATCTCGAGGATGTTGTTCTTAGATTGCGATCCAAAGGTGTAAAAAAATTAGTACATGCTTGTTGTGAATTAACAGAAATTCCTAAATTAAAAAAAATAGCCCATGAATTTAATGAAATTTACTATTCAGTAGGTTTGCATCCGCTTGAAGCAAAAAAATGGGAACTAAGTTCCAAATCTCTTTTAAAAATATCAGCTCAAGAAGATAGAAGAGTTGTAGCTATTGGGGAATTGGGCCTAGATTTTTTTAAAAATGAAAATAAAAACCAACAAATTGATGCTCTTATTCCTCAAATGGACCTTGCATATGAACTTGACTTGCCTGTGATTATCCATTGCAGAGATGCTGCAAATCAAATGATCGAGATATGTAATAAGCTCACTAAAGAAGGAAGATGTCCTAAAGGTGTACTTCATTGTTGGACAGGAACTCCAAAAGAAATGATGCAATTCTTGGATCTTGGATTTTATATCAGTTTTAGTGGAATAGTAACTTTTCCTAAAGCACATGAAATACATGATTGTGCAAAAATAGTCCCAAATGATAAATATTTAATTGAAACTGATGCACCCTTTTTGGCTCCTGTTCCACATAGAGGTAAAAGAAATGAACCTGCATTCGTTGAAAATGTTGCAAATTTTATGGCAAATTTAAGATCTACAGATCTCATGACAATTGCGAAAGAGTCATCCAAGAATGCTGAAGATTTATTTAAATTTGACTTGTTAAGTTGA
- the rpiA gene encoding ribose-5-phosphate isomerase RpiA: MDSQTQMKQIVADAAIREVKSDMTLGLGSGSTAALMIKSLADEIRSGKLKNIKGVPTSFQSEVLALELDIPLIDLASVSEIDLAIDGADEVDPSFQLIKGGGACHVREKLVASKANQLLIVVDETKLVKNLNQSFPLPVEVLPNAWKQVQDVILEMNGTSTLRMANKKAGPVVTDQGNLIIDVLFNDGIKNPKDIEMSINNIPGVLENGLFVDLTDKVLVGKIENNNPVVYSLSKVG; this comes from the coding sequence TTGGATTCACAAACTCAAATGAAGCAAATAGTTGCTGATGCAGCAATTAGGGAAGTAAAGAGTGACATGACTCTCGGATTAGGATCCGGATCTACAGCTGCGCTTATGATAAAAAGCCTTGCTGATGAAATAAGATCTGGAAAACTAAAAAATATAAAAGGCGTTCCAACTTCTTTTCAATCTGAAGTTTTAGCGCTCGAACTAGATATACCGCTTATTGATTTAGCTTCTGTTTCTGAAATAGATTTAGCGATTGATGGTGCAGATGAAGTTGATCCAAGTTTTCAATTAATAAAAGGTGGAGGAGCATGCCATGTCAGAGAAAAGTTAGTAGCATCTAAAGCCAATCAATTGTTGATTGTTGTTGATGAAACTAAACTCGTAAAAAACTTAAATCAATCTTTTCCTTTACCTGTAGAGGTTCTCCCAAATGCATGGAAGCAAGTTCAGGATGTAATTTTAGAGATGAATGGCACTTCTACCTTAAGAATGGCTAATAAAAAAGCTGGTCCAGTTGTTACTGATCAGGGCAATCTAATCATTGATGTATTGTTTAATGATGGGATTAAAAACCCAAAAGATATTGAAATGAGTATTAATAATATTCCTGGAGTATTAGAAAATGGATTATTCGTTGATCTTACAGACAAAGTATTGGTTGGCAAGATTGAAAACAATAATCCAGTTGTTTACTCACTTTCAAAAGTTGGTTAA
- the rpsT gene encoding 30S ribosomal protein S20 translates to MANNKSAKKRIEIAERNRLINKSYKSTVRTLTKKTKENCEKYKKEPNDDDKNLVQNSLNKTFSLIDKAVKKNVLHKNNGANKKTKINNFVKTTLTAK, encoded by the coding sequence GTGGCCAATAACAAATCAGCTAAAAAGAGAATAGAAATTGCAGAGAGAAATCGTTTAATTAACAAGTCATATAAATCTACTGTAAGAACTTTGACTAAAAAAACTAAAGAGAATTGCGAGAAATATAAAAAAGAGCCTAATGATGATGATAAGAATCTAGTGCAAAACAGTCTTAATAAAACTTTTAGTTTAATTGATAAAGCAGTTAAAAAGAATGTTCTCCATAAGAATAACGGAGCCAACAAAAAAACAAAAATCAACAATTTTGTAAAAACTACTCTTACAGCAAAGTAA
- the rpoB gene encoding DNA-directed RNA polymerase subunit beta, with the protein MSSSALQVAKTATYLPDLVEVQRASFKWFLEKGLIEELQNFSPISDYTGKLELHFIGEDYRLKRPRHDVEEAKRRDATFASQMYVTCRLINKETGEIKEQEVFIGELPLMTERGTFIINGAERVIVNQIVRSPGVYFKDEQDKNGRRTYNASVIPNRGAWLKFETDKNNLLYVRVDKTRKINAHVLMRAMGLSDNDVVDKLRHPEFYQSSIDSANDEGINSEDQALLELYKKLRPGEPPSVSGGQQLLHSRFFDPKRYDLGRVGRYKINKKLRLTVPDEVRTLTHEDVLSTIDYLINLELDIGGASLDDIDHLGNRRVRSVGELLQNQVRVGLNRLERIIKERMTVGETDSLTPAQLVNPKPLVAAIKEFFGSSQLSQFMDQTNPLAELTHKRRISALGPGGLTRERAGFAVRDIHPSHYGRLCPIETPEGPNAGLINSLATHARVNEYGFIETPFWEVNNGRVNKEGNPVYLSADLEDECRVAPGDVATDKDGNILANLIPVRYRQDFEKVPPHQVDYVQLSPVQVISVATSLIPFLEHDDANRALMGSNMQRQAVPLLRPERPLVGTGLESQVARDSGMVPITKVNGIVSYVDANEIVVKDTEGNEHFHYLQKYQRSNQDTCLNQRPIVQIGDQVISGQVLADGSACEGGEIALGQNVLIAYMPWEGYNYEDAILVSERMVTDDLYTSVHIEKYEIEARQTKLGPEEITREIPNISEESLNNLDEMGIIRIGAFVESGDILVGKVTPKGESDQPPEEKLLRAIFGEKARDVRDNSLRVPKTEKGRVLDVRIYTREQGDELPPGANMVVRVYVAQRRKIQVGDKMAGRHGNKGIISRILPREDMPYLPDGTPVDIVLNPLGVPSRMNVGQVFELLMGWAASNLNCRVKVVPFDEMYGAEKSHQTVQAFLEEASKQPGKAWVYNPDDPGKLLLKDGRTGEPFDQPVAVGYSHFLKLVHLVDDKIHARSTGPYSLVTQQPLGGKAQQGGQRLGEMEVWALEAYGAAYTLQELLTVKSDDMQGRNEALNAIVKGKPIPRPGTPESFKVLMRELQSLGLDIGVYTDEGKEVDLMQDINPRRNTPSRPTYESLGTSEYEED; encoded by the coding sequence ATGAGCAGTAGCGCTTTACAAGTAGCAAAAACAGCTACTTATCTACCAGATTTGGTTGAAGTACAAAGAGCAAGCTTTAAATGGTTTTTGGAAAAGGGTTTAATAGAGGAATTACAAAACTTTTCTCCAATTTCTGATTACACAGGTAAATTGGAATTACATTTTATTGGTGAAGATTATAGGTTGAAAAGACCTAGGCACGACGTTGAAGAGGCAAAAAGAAGAGATGCAACATTCGCCTCACAAATGTATGTGACTTGCAGATTAATTAATAAAGAGACAGGGGAAATTAAAGAACAAGAAGTATTTATTGGAGAATTACCGTTAATGACTGAGAGAGGAACTTTCATTATTAATGGAGCTGAAAGAGTAATTGTTAATCAGATTGTTCGTAGTCCAGGAGTATATTTCAAAGATGAACAGGACAAGAATGGTCGAAGAACTTACAACGCGAGTGTTATCCCAAATAGAGGTGCATGGTTAAAATTCGAGACTGATAAAAATAATTTACTCTATGTAAGAGTTGATAAAACTAGAAAAATTAATGCACATGTTCTCATGAGAGCAATGGGACTCTCTGATAATGATGTGGTTGATAAACTTAGGCATCCTGAGTTTTATCAGAGTTCAATTGACTCAGCGAATGATGAAGGGATAAATTCAGAAGATCAGGCTTTACTTGAGCTCTACAAGAAACTTCGCCCGGGTGAACCTCCCTCTGTTTCTGGAGGACAACAACTATTACATAGTAGATTTTTTGATCCCAAAAGATATGATTTAGGCCGAGTTGGTAGATATAAAATAAATAAAAAGTTGAGACTTACTGTACCGGATGAAGTTAGAACACTTACACATGAAGATGTTCTTTCTACTATTGATTATTTAATAAACCTTGAATTGGATATTGGCGGCGCGAGTTTAGATGATATTGATCACCTTGGTAATCGAAGGGTGAGATCTGTAGGAGAACTTCTTCAAAATCAAGTAAGGGTCGGGCTTAACCGTCTAGAAAGAATTATTAAAGAAAGGATGACCGTTGGAGAAACTGATTCTCTTACTCCTGCTCAACTAGTTAATCCTAAACCTTTGGTGGCTGCTATAAAGGAGTTTTTTGGATCAAGTCAATTAAGTCAATTTATGGATCAAACTAATCCTCTGGCTGAATTAACGCATAAGAGAAGAATCTCTGCCCTTGGTCCTGGAGGCTTAACACGAGAAAGAGCAGGGTTTGCAGTAAGAGATATTCATCCATCACATTATGGACGATTATGTCCCATTGAGACACCCGAGGGTCCTAATGCAGGACTTATAAACTCTCTTGCTACACACGCAAGAGTTAACGAGTATGGTTTTATTGAAACACCTTTTTGGGAAGTTAATAATGGTAGGGTTAATAAAGAAGGCAATCCTGTTTACCTTTCTGCTGATCTTGAAGACGAGTGCAGAGTAGCTCCAGGAGATGTTGCAACTGACAAGGATGGAAATATACTTGCAAATTTAATACCTGTTAGATACAGGCAAGATTTTGAAAAAGTACCTCCTCATCAAGTCGATTATGTTCAGCTCTCCCCCGTTCAAGTAATTTCAGTCGCTACTTCACTCATTCCTTTTTTGGAACATGATGATGCAAATAGAGCGTTGATGGGATCAAATATGCAACGACAAGCTGTTCCATTACTTAGGCCAGAACGTCCTTTGGTTGGGACTGGTTTAGAATCTCAAGTTGCTAGAGATTCGGGGATGGTTCCTATCACCAAAGTTAATGGAATCGTTTCATATGTAGATGCTAATGAGATCGTTGTTAAAGATACTGAAGGTAATGAACATTTTCATTATCTTCAAAAATATCAAAGATCAAATCAGGATACCTGCTTAAACCAAAGACCTATAGTACAAATTGGAGATCAAGTTATCTCTGGACAAGTATTAGCAGATGGATCGGCATGTGAAGGAGGGGAAATAGCATTAGGTCAGAATGTTTTAATCGCTTATATGCCATGGGAGGGCTACAACTACGAAGATGCAATTCTTGTAAGTGAAAGGATGGTAACTGATGATTTATATACATCGGTACATATTGAAAAATATGAAATTGAGGCAAGACAAACAAAGTTAGGGCCTGAAGAAATCACAAGAGAGATTCCTAATATCTCCGAAGAAAGCTTGAATAATCTCGATGAAATGGGAATAATTAGGATAGGTGCCTTTGTCGAGAGTGGAGATATTCTTGTAGGAAAAGTTACTCCAAAAGGTGAATCAGATCAACCACCTGAGGAAAAACTTTTGAGAGCAATTTTCGGAGAAAAGGCTAGAGATGTTAGAGATAACTCCCTAAGGGTTCCAAAGACTGAAAAGGGGCGAGTATTGGATGTTCGAATATATACCAGAGAACAAGGTGATGAATTACCTCCCGGGGCCAATATGGTTGTTAGAGTTTATGTAGCCCAGAGAAGGAAAATCCAAGTTGGTGACAAAATGGCTGGAAGGCATGGTAATAAAGGCATTATTAGCAGGATCTTACCTAGAGAAGATATGCCTTATTTGCCTGATGGAACCCCTGTAGATATAGTTCTTAATCCCCTAGGAGTCCCAAGTAGGATGAATGTAGGACAAGTCTTTGAATTATTGATGGGCTGGGCAGCCTCCAATTTAAATTGCAGGGTTAAAGTTGTCCCATTTGATGAAATGTATGGTGCTGAAAAGTCACACCAGACAGTACAAGCATTCCTAGAAGAGGCCTCAAAACAGCCCGGTAAAGCATGGGTTTATAATCCTGATGATCCTGGGAAATTATTACTCAAAGATGGCAGAACAGGTGAACCATTTGATCAGCCAGTTGCGGTTGGATACTCTCACTTCCTCAAGTTAGTACATTTGGTAGATGACAAAATTCATGCAAGATCTACTGGTCCCTACTCTTTGGTCACACAGCAGCCATTGGGTGGAAAAGCACAGCAAGGTGGGCAAAGGCTTGGAGAAATGGAAGTATGGGCTCTTGAAGCATATGGAGCAGCATATACTCTTCAAGAATTATTAACAGTTAAATCTGATGATATGCAAGGAAGAAATGAAGCTCTTAATGCAATTGTTAAAGGTAAGCCAATCCCTAGGCCTGGTACTCCTGAGTCCTTTAAAGTACTTATGAGAGAATTACAATCTCTAGGATTAGATATTGGTGTTTATACAGATGAAGGAAAAGAGGTAGATTTAATGCAAGATATAAATCCCCGAAGAAATACTCCATCGAGGCCGACTTACGAATCTCTGGGAACCTCGGAATATGAGGAAGATTAA
- a CDS encoding trypsin-like peptidase domain-containing protein encodes MKFFKIKFINLIQIIIVFSFCLVDFSQKAEVLALTSNESHNFVSSAVKNVGPAVVKIDTERLVERQQFDPTLLDPLLRDLLGEQGITPERERGQGSGVIINKNGLVLTNAHVVERVDDVSVTLADGTICDGQVLGTDPVTDLALVKIEDSTYSNFAPLGNSEELEVGDWAIALGTPYGLEKTVTLGIVSSLHRDINSLGFSDKRLDLIQTDAAINPGNSGGPLINSNGEVIGINTLVRSGPGAGLGFAIPINLAKTVSDQLLKNGEVVHPYLGVQLISLNPKIAKEHNQDPNSLVQLPERNGALIQSVIPNSPAEKAGLRRGDLVIAAENISIEEPKALLDEVEKAQIGKVFLLNVLRDNREIQINIKPEPLPGLT; translated from the coding sequence ATGAAGTTTTTCAAGATTAAATTTATTAATTTAATCCAAATTATCATTGTTTTTAGTTTTTGTTTAGTTGATTTCTCTCAAAAAGCTGAAGTTTTAGCTTTAACCTCAAATGAAAGTCACAATTTTGTATCATCTGCGGTTAAAAATGTTGGCCCTGCGGTCGTAAAAATTGATACTGAGAGATTGGTAGAGAGGCAACAATTTGATCCAACTCTATTAGACCCTTTATTGAGAGACTTGCTTGGTGAACAAGGGATCACTCCAGAGAGAGAGAGAGGTCAAGGTTCTGGAGTAATTATCAATAAGAATGGATTAGTTCTTACAAATGCTCATGTCGTAGAGAGAGTTGATGATGTTTCAGTGACTTTGGCAGATGGAACCATTTGTGATGGCCAAGTTTTGGGAACTGATCCTGTAACTGATTTGGCTTTAGTCAAAATTGAGGATTCTACATATTCTAATTTTGCTCCACTTGGAAATTCTGAAGAACTTGAAGTTGGAGACTGGGCAATAGCTCTAGGAACTCCCTACGGCTTAGAAAAGACAGTTACTTTAGGGATTGTAAGTAGTCTACATAGAGACATTAATAGCCTAGGATTTTCAGATAAAAGGCTTGATCTTATTCAAACTGATGCAGCAATAAATCCAGGAAATTCAGGCGGACCTCTCATAAATTCAAATGGAGAGGTAATAGGAATCAATACATTGGTAAGGAGTGGTCCCGGAGCTGGTTTAGGTTTTGCAATACCTATCAATCTAGCTAAAACTGTTTCCGATCAGCTTCTAAAAAATGGGGAAGTTGTTCATCCATATTTAGGGGTCCAATTGATTTCTTTGAATCCTAAAATTGCTAAAGAACATAATCAAGATCCTAATTCGCTAGTTCAACTGCCCGAAAGAAATGGTGCTCTAATTCAATCGGTCATACCTAACAGCCCTGCTGAAAAAGCAGGCTTGAGAAGAGGCGATTTAGTTATAGCAGCCGAAAATATATCCATAGAAGAACCTAAAGCGTTGTTAGATGAAGTAGAAAAAGCGCAGATTGGAAAAGTATTTCTTTTAAATGTCTTGAGAGATAATAGAGAGATACAGATTAATATCAAACCAGAACCTCTCCCAGGTTTGACATAA
- a CDS encoding DNA-directed RNA polymerase subunit gamma, whose product MTNSNLRTENHFDYVKISIASPQRIMDWGQRTLPNGQVVGEVTKPETINYRTLKPEMDGLFCEKIFGPSKDWECHCGKYKRVRHRGIVCERCGVEVTESRVRRHRMGYIKLAAPVSHVWYLKGIPSYVAILLDIPLRDVEQIVYFNCYVVLDPGDHKELKYKQLLTEDEWLEIEDEIYAEDSTIENEPFVGIGAEALKQLLEDLDLNQVAEELREEITNSKGQKRAKLIKRIRVIDNFIATNAKPEWMVLDAIPVIPPDLRPMVQLDGGRFATSDLNDLYRRVINRNNRLARLQEILAPEIIVRNEKRMLQEAVDALIDNGRRGRTVVGANNRALKSLSDIIEGKQGRFRQNLLGKRVDYSGRSVIVVGPKLKMHQCGLPKEMAIELFQPFVIHRLIRQNIVNNIKAAKKLIQKADDEVMQVLQEVIDGHPILLNRAPTLHRLGIQAFEPKLVGGRAIQLHPLVCPAFNADFDGDQMAVHVPLALEAQTEARMLMLASNNILSPATGEPIVTPSQDMVLGSYYLTALQPNYRKPDFGDNKITFASLEDVIFAFEDKRLSLHEWVWVRFNGEVEDEDEMNTPKKTQELEDGSRLEIWNFKRDRFDSQNNLISRFVLTTVGRVVMNYTIIDSISQT is encoded by the coding sequence ATGACTAACAGCAACTTAAGAACTGAAAATCACTTTGATTACGTCAAAATTTCAATAGCCTCTCCACAAAGAATAATGGATTGGGGACAGAGGACCTTGCCCAATGGACAAGTCGTGGGTGAAGTGACTAAACCTGAAACTATTAATTACAGGACGCTCAAACCAGAAATGGATGGATTGTTTTGTGAAAAGATTTTTGGACCCTCTAAAGATTGGGAATGCCATTGTGGTAAATATAAAAGAGTTAGACATCGCGGTATTGTTTGTGAGAGATGTGGGGTTGAAGTAACTGAGAGTAGAGTTAGAAGACATAGAATGGGATATATAAAATTAGCTGCGCCAGTTTCGCATGTTTGGTATTTGAAAGGAATTCCTAGTTATGTCGCAATACTTTTGGATATTCCACTAAGAGATGTAGAGCAAATAGTTTATTTTAACTGTTATGTAGTTTTAGACCCCGGCGATCATAAAGAACTCAAATATAAGCAACTACTTACTGAAGATGAATGGCTGGAAATTGAAGATGAAATCTATGCTGAAGATTCAACAATTGAAAATGAACCTTTTGTGGGAATTGGTGCTGAAGCCCTCAAGCAATTACTTGAGGACCTTGATTTAAATCAGGTTGCTGAGGAGCTCAGAGAAGAGATTACAAATAGTAAGGGGCAAAAAAGGGCAAAACTTATAAAAAGAATAAGAGTAATTGATAATTTTATTGCAACAAATGCTAAACCAGAATGGATGGTCTTAGACGCAATTCCAGTTATACCACCAGATCTTAGACCTATGGTTCAGCTTGATGGGGGAAGGTTCGCAACTTCTGATTTAAACGATCTTTATAGAAGAGTAATTAATAGGAATAATAGACTAGCTAGGCTTCAAGAAATTTTAGCTCCTGAAATCATCGTGAGAAATGAAAAAAGGATGCTTCAGGAAGCAGTTGATGCTCTTATAGATAATGGAAGAAGAGGAAGAACTGTTGTAGGAGCGAATAATAGAGCACTCAAGTCTCTTAGTGACATCATTGAAGGTAAACAAGGAAGATTTAGACAGAATCTCCTAGGTAAGCGTGTTGATTATTCAGGAAGATCTGTAATAGTTGTGGGACCTAAATTAAAAATGCACCAATGTGGTCTCCCAAAGGAAATGGCTATTGAGCTCTTCCAACCTTTTGTAATTCATAGATTAATACGCCAAAATATTGTAAACAATATCAAAGCTGCCAAAAAATTAATACAAAAAGCTGACGATGAAGTTATGCAGGTACTTCAAGAAGTTATTGACGGTCACCCAATTCTTTTAAACAGAGCACCTACATTGCATAGATTAGGTATTCAAGCTTTCGAACCAAAATTAGTTGGAGGTAGAGCAATACAACTCCATCCTTTAGTGTGCCCTGCGTTTAATGCTGACTTTGATGGTGATCAGATGGCAGTTCATGTTCCTTTAGCTTTAGAAGCACAAACTGAAGCTCGTATGCTTATGTTAGCTAGTAATAATATTCTTTCTCCTGCTACTGGGGAACCAATTGTTACTCCATCACAAGATATGGTTTTAGGATCTTATTATCTGACCGCTTTGCAACCGAATTACCGAAAACCTGATTTTGGAGATAATAAGATTACTTTCGCTTCACTAGAAGATGTAATTTTTGCTTTTGAAGATAAAAGACTAAGCTTACACGAATGGGTATGGGTTAGATTTAATGGAGAAGTTGAAGATGAAGACGAAATGAATACTCCTAAAAAAACTCAAGAGTTAGAAGATGGCTCAAGATTAGAGATATGGAATTTTAAAAGAGATAGATTTGACTCTCAGAATAACTTAATAAGTAGATTTGTTCTTACAACTGTCGGGAGGGTAGTGATGAATTACACAATCATTGATTCAATATCTCAAACTTAA
- the hisD gene encoding histidinol dehydrogenase, with translation MRIINNKKEAIQELKRISSRTNSENNNKINSIVEKILEEVKNYGDIAVEKYTNKFDGFNPDPMQISADELKDAWNAMDSNLKRSLEIAYKRIRKFHEKEIPPSFTIKGEHGDVVQRRWRPVKNAGIYIPGGRASYPSTVLMNAIPAKVAGVEEIIMVSPGNSEGKINKTVLAAAHLSGINKVFRIGGAQAIGALAFGTNQINKVDVITGPGNIYVTTAKKLIYGATGIDSLAGPSEILIIADETAQSTYIASDLLAQAEHDPLASSILLTTSKNQAKEVLEEVYRIIDDHPRKEICMQSIKNWGLIVICENYESCIELSNNFAPEHLEILALDSKKILEGIENAGAIFLGKWTPEAVGDYLAGPNHTLPTSGNSRFSGSLGVETFMKNTSIIEFNENSLKVNSLDIINLAKSEGLHSHANSVQIRFED, from the coding sequence ATGAGGATTATTAATAATAAAAAAGAAGCTATCCAAGAATTGAAAAGGATTTCTTCTCGAACTAATTCAGAAAACAATAACAAGATTAATTCAATTGTCGAAAAAATTCTTGAGGAAGTAAAAAATTATGGAGATATAGCAGTGGAAAAATATACTAACAAATTTGATGGTTTCAATCCTGACCCTATGCAAATTAGTGCGGATGAATTAAAGGATGCATGGAATGCAATGGATAGCAATTTAAAACGCTCACTTGAAATAGCTTATAAAAGAATTAGAAAATTCCATGAAAAAGAAATTCCACCATCCTTCACTATAAAAGGCGAACATGGTGATGTAGTTCAAAGAAGATGGAGACCGGTTAAAAATGCAGGTATTTATATCCCTGGAGGTAGAGCTTCTTATCCAAGTACTGTATTAATGAATGCAATACCTGCAAAAGTAGCGGGAGTAGAAGAGATCATAATGGTTTCTCCTGGAAATTCAGAAGGAAAAATAAACAAAACTGTTTTAGCTGCAGCGCACTTATCAGGGATAAATAAAGTTTTTAGAATTGGTGGAGCTCAAGCAATTGGGGCTTTAGCATTTGGCACAAACCAAATCAATAAAGTTGATGTAATTACAGGTCCGGGAAATATCTATGTAACTACTGCTAAAAAACTAATTTATGGCGCTACAGGAATTGATTCTTTAGCTGGTCCAAGCGAGATATTGATTATTGCAGATGAGACGGCTCAAAGCACCTACATAGCATCTGATCTACTAGCTCAGGCAGAACATGATCCTTTGGCTTCTTCAATACTTCTAACTACATCAAAGAACCAGGCAAAAGAAGTTTTAGAGGAAGTTTATAGAATAATAGATGATCATCCAAGAAAAGAAATTTGCATGCAATCTATAAAGAATTGGGGGTTAATAGTTATTTGCGAGAATTATGAATCATGTATTGAATTAAGCAATAACTTCGCTCCAGAACACTTAGAAATATTAGCTTTAGATTCAAAAAAGATTCTTGAAGGCATAGAGAATGCTGGGGCAATATTTTTAGGTAAATGGACCCCAGAAGCTGTGGGAGATTATTTGGCGGGACCAAATCATACTTTACCTACATCAGGAAATTCTAGATTTAGTGGGTCTCTGGGAGTTGAAACTTTTATGAAAAATACTTCAATAATTGAATTTAATGAAAATAGTTTAAAAGTTAATAGTCTTGATATTATCAATCTTGCTAAAAGTGAAGGCTTACATAGTCATGCCAATTCAGTACAAATAAGATTTGAAGATTAA